A region of Shewanella psychromarinicola DNA encodes the following proteins:
- the bioB gene encoding biotin synthase BioB, which translates to MSLAEVRQDWKKAQIEALFALPMNDLLFKAHSIHREMFDPNEVQISRLLSIKTGACPEDCKYCPQSARYDTGLEKERLLEIEKVLTEAKSAKAAGASRFCMGAAWRNPRDKDMPYLTQMVQDVRALGMETCMTLGMLSPEQASKLADAGLDYYNHNLDTSPEYYGEVITTRTYQSRLDTLTNVRASGMKVCSGGIVGMGEDATDRAGLLQQLANLEQHPDSVPINMLVKVAGTPFENIDDLDPLVFVRTIAVARILMPKSRVRLSAGRESMSDELQSMCFFAGANSIFYGCKLLTTSNPEENDDMSLFRRLGLHPEQGPQANIETDSALLAKASAKQDKSTKQFFDAAAL; encoded by the coding sequence ATGTCGTTAGCTGAAGTTCGTCAGGATTGGAAAAAAGCACAAATTGAAGCATTGTTTGCGTTGCCTATGAATGATTTATTATTTAAAGCACACAGCATTCATCGAGAGATGTTTGACCCTAACGAAGTGCAGATCAGTCGTCTTTTATCGATTAAAACTGGTGCATGCCCTGAGGACTGTAAATATTGTCCACAAAGCGCGCGTTACGATACTGGCCTTGAAAAAGAACGTTTACTTGAAATTGAAAAAGTATTAACTGAGGCTAAAAGCGCTAAAGCTGCTGGTGCATCACGCTTTTGCATGGGCGCCGCTTGGCGTAACCCGCGAGACAAAGACATGCCATATTTAACTCAAATGGTACAAGATGTCCGTGCCTTAGGCATGGAAACTTGCATGACATTAGGCATGTTGTCGCCAGAACAAGCCAGCAAATTAGCCGATGCCGGTTTAGATTATTACAACCATAACCTGGATACTTCACCAGAATATTATGGCGAAGTTATCACCACTCGCACTTATCAAAGCCGCTTAGATACGCTGACAAATGTGCGAGCATCAGGGATGAAAGTTTGTTCGGGCGGGATTGTTGGCATGGGCGAAGACGCCACTGACCGTGCAGGTTTACTACAACAACTGGCTAATTTAGAACAACATCCAGATTCAGTGCCTATTAACATGTTAGTTAAAGTGGCTGGAACGCCGTTTGAAAATATTGATGATCTTGACCCACTTGTGTTTGTCCGCACAATTGCAGTGGCCCGTATTCTTATGCCTAAGTCGCGGGTGCGCTTGTCTGCAGGTCGTGAAAGCATGAGTGATGAACTGCAATCAATGTGTTTCTTTGCCGGTGCTAATTCAATTTTCTACGGTTGCAAGTTGTTGACGACGTCTAATCCTGAAGAAAATGATGACATGAGTTTATTTCGTCGTTTAGGGTTACATCCCGAACAAGGCCCACAAGCCAACATCGAAACCGACAGTGCCTTATTAGCCAAAGCCAGTGCTAAACAAGATAAGTCGACCAAGCAGTTTTTTGATGCAGCGGCGTTGTGA
- a CDS encoding aminotransferase class I/II-fold pyridoxal phosphate-dependent enzyme — MTLIGQTGMGQHPLTQRISDKLAEQQAAGLLRQRHVSATKPHATIDFSHNDYLGLAHEPALAQALYAGAQEFGVGSRASPLVSGYGQAHLALEQRLCEITGHQACMLFSSGFSANSALMKTLFSADDTVIADKLVHASVIDGLKDSGSNIRRFLHNDISSAARIIARNPHSAVVTESVFSMDGDIAPIAELSSLCQQHNSWLIVDDAHGFGVLPSSFVNADKVDIQVVTFGKALGCQGAAILASQDVIDYLVATSREYIYSTALSPANAHLALTAINWQQDHPQLLAQLTANIALFRDLAQKQQLAITSSTTAIQPIMIGDNHRVMTIAQQLTQHGFLVGAIRSPTVPKDQARLRITLNVLHQASDIRALVSAVAQLIDQHDDNTSRQAVLAPPSVTK, encoded by the coding sequence ATGACGTTAATAGGCCAAACTGGCATGGGACAACATCCATTAACCCAGCGGATAAGTGATAAGCTGGCTGAGCAGCAGGCCGCGGGCCTTTTACGCCAACGACATGTGTCGGCAACCAAGCCACATGCGACAATTGATTTTAGCCATAATGATTATTTAGGCTTAGCCCATGAACCCGCTTTAGCCCAAGCACTTTATGCTGGAGCACAAGAGTTTGGTGTCGGCAGTCGGGCATCACCTCTTGTGAGTGGTTATGGCCAAGCCCATTTGGCACTCGAGCAGCGCCTATGTGAGATTACTGGCCATCAAGCTTGTATGCTATTTAGCTCAGGTTTTAGCGCCAACAGCGCGTTAATGAAAACCCTGTTTAGTGCCGACGATACGGTTATTGCCGACAAGTTGGTTCATGCCTCAGTCATCGATGGCTTAAAAGACAGTGGCAGTAATATTCGGCGTTTTCTACATAATGATATTAGTAGTGCAGCGCGCATTATTGCACGTAACCCTCATAGCGCTGTTGTTACCGAAAGTGTGTTTAGTATGGATGGAGACATCGCCCCCATTGCTGAACTTTCATCCTTATGTCAACAACATAACTCTTGGTTGATTGTCGATGATGCTCATGGTTTTGGGGTATTACCAAGCTCGTTTGTTAATGCCGATAAGGTCGATATTCAAGTGGTCACCTTTGGTAAAGCGCTAGGGTGTCAAGGCGCGGCCATTTTAGCCTCACAAGATGTGATTGATTATTTGGTCGCGACTTCTCGTGAATATATTTATTCAACTGCGTTGTCTCCGGCTAATGCTCATCTGGCATTAACCGCCATAAATTGGCAACAAGATCACCCACAGTTATTGGCACAATTAACGGCTAACATCGCGCTTTTCAGAGATCTTGCACAGAAGCAACAATTAGCCATAACGTCTTCGACCACGGCTATTCAGCCGATTATGATCGGTGATAATCATCGCGTGATGACAATTGCTCAACAGTTAACACAACACGGTTTTTTGGTTGGTGCGATCCGCTCACCAACGGTGCCCAAAGATCAGGCGCGTTTGCGGATTACCTTAAATGTACTGCATCAAGCCAGTGATATTCGTGCGCTCGTGAGCGCAGTGGCTCAGCTTATTGATCAACATGATGATAATACCTCGCGGCAAGCAGTATTAGCACCACCATCAGTGACTAAATAA
- the bioA gene encoding adenosylmethionine--8-amino-7-oxononanoate transaminase, which yields MALSDVNSTIDYAFDAQHIWHPYTSMTQSLPVYGVVSAQGCELILDNGKVLIDGTSSWWSCVHGYSHPTIVAAMQQQLSQLSHVMFGGITHQPAIEASKRLVQMTSANLTKVFLADSGSIAVEVALKMALQYWQGRNQPQKQQIMTVKNGYHGDTFAAMSVCDPDGGMHTMFGNNVTKQVFIPAPTSKFNEPLNQTDSLALDAAFAQHHHDIAAVIIEPIMQGAGGMRFYSPAYLTKLRQLCDQYHVLLILDEIATGFGRTGKLFAYEHANIEADIMCVGKALTGGYISLAATLCSDEVANGISDSPAGVFMHGPTFMGNPLACAAATASLDLLLQGDWQQQVNAIETQLKQELASAIDLPQVNDVRVLGAVGIIEMINTVNTAQLQQAFVELGVWVRPFNKYIYLMPPYTINAAQLSKLTSAMITVVKGIDATPVTAQFISHG from the coding sequence ATGGCACTTTCCGACGTAAACAGCACTATCGATTACGCTTTCGATGCACAACATATTTGGCACCCTTACACCTCTATGACCCAGTCTTTACCTGTATATGGGGTGGTTTCAGCTCAAGGTTGTGAGCTGATTTTAGACAATGGCAAAGTGCTCATTGATGGCACAAGTTCGTGGTGGTCATGTGTGCACGGGTATAGTCATCCGACCATTGTCGCTGCAATGCAACAACAGCTTTCACAGCTTAGTCATGTGATGTTTGGCGGAATAACCCACCAACCCGCCATTGAAGCATCAAAACGTTTAGTGCAGATGACCAGCGCAAATTTAACCAAAGTATTCTTAGCCGATTCAGGCTCAATTGCGGTAGAAGTCGCATTAAAAATGGCACTGCAATATTGGCAAGGTCGAAACCAACCACAAAAACAACAGATCATGACCGTGAAAAACGGTTATCACGGTGATACCTTTGCCGCAATGAGCGTATGCGATCCAGACGGTGGCATGCACACCATGTTTGGCAATAATGTGACTAAACAAGTATTTATCCCTGCGCCAACGTCTAAGTTTAATGAACCGCTTAATCAAACGGATTCACTCGCTTTAGATGCTGCATTTGCTCAACATCACCATGATATTGCCGCCGTGATTATCGAACCCATCATGCAAGGCGCTGGCGGAATGCGTTTTTACTCCCCGGCTTATCTAACTAAACTTCGTCAACTGTGCGATCAATACCATGTACTACTGATCTTAGATGAAATTGCCACCGGATTTGGACGCACAGGCAAACTGTTTGCTTATGAGCATGCCAATATTGAGGCGGATATCATGTGTGTGGGTAAAGCCTTAACCGGCGGCTATATCAGCCTTGCTGCCACCCTGTGCAGTGACGAAGTTGCCAATGGTATTAGTGACTCACCTGCGGGTGTGTTTATGCACGGCCCCACATTTATGGGTAATCCATTAGCGTGCGCCGCGGCAACAGCCAGTTTAGATTTACTGCTTCAAGGTGACTGGCAACAACAAGTTAACGCCATTGAAACCCAACTCAAGCAAGAACTCGCAAGTGCGATTGATTTACCTCAAGTGAACGATGTCCGTGTGCTCGGTGCTGTTGGCATTATTGAAATGATCAATACGGTCAATACAGCCCAATTACAGCAAGCCTTTGTTGAGCTGGGCGTCTGGGTAAGACCGTTTAATAAATATATTTATCTGATGCCGCCCTACACCATCAATGCAGCGCAATTAAGCAAGCTGACTTCGGCGATGATCACCGTCGTAAAAGGCATTGATGCTACGCCAGTAACCGCTCAATTTATTAGTCACGGTTAA
- a CDS encoding hybrid sensor histidine kinase/response regulator, producing the protein MNLTLIVAVIAVCYVSLLFILAWGAERWFSKINQKVQVWIYGLSLAVYCSSWSFLGTVGQSANDLWSFLPIFVGPILVFTLGFGMLRKMVVVSKAQNITSVADFIAARYGKSQLLAALVTLIALFGIMPYIALQLKAMVFSLNLFQPDDNPLSPVAVPLLITMLLAIFAILFGTRKLDATEHNPGMMVAIAFESLVKLAAFISVGVVISFGVFDGFGDIWQQASDKALIENSHIRLESFLPELFVGMAAFMCMPRQFHVMVVECGGEHVLKKARWIFPIYLALFGLFVAPLALAGKVILGDTVSADTYVINLPLVLDQPILAVVALLGSLSAATGMVIVAVVTISVMVSNEWLVPFLLRTGQIREKNFSQFSQLLLNVRRLSIVVILGFGYLSYLLFTDRDSLSHLGMMSFGAFSQLAPALVGGLYWKHGNRSGVYLGLAVGFSLWCFILLQGAGEARLIGGEFGLLNSITPNVSDTLIALLANIFCYVLGSIWFRAGVAERIQASNFVKPWSSKQDSKKRQGPISQQDLLILASRFVSPTRAYESFSRFSADAVKSDSWYKTAPEELIAHTEHMLSGVLGASSASLVMDSVLQGRDLGLDEVFSLVDEASSKIILSQDMLRGAIEHAYEGMSVVDKDLNLVAWNYRYIELYQYPEGFLQQGMPIADIVRFNASRGFCGTGDIEDQVAVRVQHMRNGTPHTSERERQDGKVIKIQGNPMPDGGFVMTFTDITQYRLQEKALLEANETLESRVQERTYELAMSNSELLEAKAQEELANASKTRFLAAVGHDLMQPLNAARLFTASLSQYPNLDLEARTTLTHVNSSLKIAGELLTDLLDISKLDSGMVEVNRRDFAIAEVINGLSVEFDAMASDSQISFSMVPSTATVNSDPSLLRRVLQNFLTNAYRYARGGKVLFGCRHRGDFIEIQVLDTGCGINEFDIQEIFKEFKRLNHPSSRNVSGLGLGLAIADRISKVLDHQIHVSSTLGHGSIFSISVPIGKTISQISSKPLPTLLQPLAGIKVLCIDNEEAILAGLESLLSRWQCEVICAKDLADARIKLGLKGVAPDIMLADYHLDDDQNGIDAMNGIRSRYGEHLPGILITANTNKDLVDDVERRGYHYMAKMVKPAALRALISSLVKK; encoded by the coding sequence ATGAACTTAACCTTAATCGTTGCCGTGATTGCGGTGTGTTATGTGTCTCTACTGTTTATTTTGGCATGGGGCGCAGAGCGGTGGTTTAGTAAAATAAACCAAAAAGTCCAAGTATGGATTTATGGACTCAGTTTAGCTGTGTATTGCTCTTCATGGAGTTTTTTAGGCACAGTAGGCCAGTCTGCCAATGATTTGTGGTCTTTTTTACCTATTTTTGTTGGCCCAATATTGGTGTTCACCCTTGGGTTTGGCATGCTACGAAAAATGGTCGTGGTGTCTAAAGCACAAAACATCACTTCAGTTGCCGACTTTATTGCCGCTCGTTATGGAAAGTCGCAATTGTTGGCTGCATTAGTCACCCTTATTGCATTATTTGGCATCATGCCATATATCGCCTTACAGCTTAAAGCGATGGTATTTAGTCTTAATTTATTCCAACCCGATGATAACCCGCTGAGTCCAGTGGCGGTGCCATTATTGATCACCATGTTGTTAGCCATTTTTGCCATTTTATTTGGTACTCGTAAATTAGATGCTACCGAACATAATCCTGGGATGATGGTGGCGATTGCATTTGAGTCATTGGTTAAACTCGCCGCATTTATCTCTGTTGGTGTCGTCATTAGTTTCGGTGTTTTTGATGGTTTTGGTGATATTTGGCAACAGGCATCTGATAAAGCATTAATTGAAAATAGTCATATTCGTTTAGAGTCGTTTCTCCCTGAGCTTTTTGTCGGTATGGCGGCATTTATGTGTATGCCAAGACAGTTCCATGTGATGGTGGTTGAGTGTGGTGGCGAACATGTGCTGAAAAAAGCCCGTTGGATTTTTCCGATTTATTTGGCTTTGTTTGGTCTATTTGTTGCGCCATTGGCGTTAGCTGGCAAAGTGATATTGGGTGATACTGTGTCAGCAGATACCTATGTCATCAACTTACCTCTGGTGCTCGACCAACCGATCTTAGCCGTTGTTGCATTGTTAGGCAGCTTGTCTGCGGCAACCGGAATGGTCATTGTGGCAGTGGTTACCATCAGCGTGATGGTCAGTAATGAATGGCTGGTGCCATTTTTACTGCGAACTGGGCAAATTAGAGAAAAGAACTTTAGTCAGTTTTCTCAATTATTGTTAAATGTACGCCGTTTATCCATAGTAGTGATTCTAGGTTTTGGTTATTTGAGTTATTTACTGTTTACCGACAGAGATTCACTTTCACATTTGGGGATGATGTCATTTGGCGCTTTTTCTCAATTAGCGCCTGCATTAGTTGGCGGTTTATATTGGAAGCATGGTAATCGATCCGGCGTCTATCTTGGTCTTGCTGTGGGCTTTAGTCTGTGGTGTTTTATTTTACTTCAAGGTGCCGGTGAAGCTCGTTTGATTGGTGGCGAGTTTGGTTTACTTAATTCGATAACCCCAAATGTTAGTGATACTTTGATCGCCTTGTTAGCGAATATCTTTTGTTATGTACTGGGTTCTATTTGGTTTAGAGCCGGCGTTGCAGAGCGTATTCAAGCGAGTAATTTTGTAAAGCCTTGGTCATCAAAGCAAGATTCTAAAAAACGTCAAGGGCCTATTTCGCAACAAGATTTATTAATTTTGGCCAGCCGGTTTGTGAGTCCCACTCGTGCTTATGAGAGCTTTAGCCGTTTTTCGGCTGATGCGGTTAAAAGTGATAGTTGGTACAAAACGGCCCCTGAAGAATTAATCGCCCACACCGAACACATGTTGTCGGGTGTTTTGGGCGCATCAAGTGCTTCATTAGTGATGGATTCTGTGCTGCAAGGCCGAGATTTGGGCCTTGATGAAGTCTTTAGTTTAGTTGATGAAGCATCGTCGAAAATTATTTTAAGTCAGGATATGTTGCGAGGCGCTATTGAACACGCTTACGAAGGCATGAGTGTGGTTGATAAAGATCTTAATTTAGTTGCGTGGAATTATCGCTATATAGAATTATATCAGTATCCAGAAGGATTTTTACAACAAGGTATGCCTATTGCTGACATTGTGCGGTTTAATGCTTCGCGCGGTTTTTGTGGTACGGGAGATATTGAAGATCAAGTCGCAGTGCGAGTACAGCATATGCGTAATGGCACCCCTCACACTTCAGAGCGTGAACGCCAAGATGGTAAGGTGATTAAAATTCAAGGTAACCCTATGCCTGACGGCGGTTTTGTGATGACTTTTACTGATATTACTCAATATCGTTTACAAGAAAAAGCCTTGCTGGAAGCCAATGAAACATTAGAAAGCCGCGTGCAAGAGCGAACCTATGAGCTGGCGATGTCAAACAGCGAATTACTTGAAGCCAAAGCACAGGAAGAGCTGGCTAACGCGTCTAAAACACGCTTTTTAGCAGCTGTGGGCCACGACTTAATGCAGCCATTAAATGCGGCTAGATTATTTACCGCCTCATTATCACAATATCCTAATCTGGATCTCGAAGCCCGCACGACATTAACCCATGTGAATAGTTCGTTGAAAATAGCTGGCGAGTTATTGACCGATTTATTAGATATCTCTAAGCTCGACTCGGGCATGGTGGAAGTTAATCGCCGCGATTTTGCCATTGCGGAGGTGATTAACGGTTTGTCGGTTGAATTTGATGCGATGGCAAGTGACAGTCAGATCTCTTTTTCGATGGTGCCCTCTACGGCGACCGTAAACTCAGATCCATCATTATTACGGCGTGTTTTGCAGAATTTTTTAACCAATGCTTACCGTTATGCTCGTGGCGGTAAAGTCTTATTCGGTTGCCGTCATCGAGGTGACTTTATCGAGATCCAAGTGTTAGATACTGGCTGTGGGATTAATGAGTTTGATATACAAGAAATTTTTAAAGAGTTTAAACGTCTAAATCATCCCAGTAGCCGTAATGTCAGTGGCTTGGGATTAGGATTAGCGATTGCCGATCGGATTAGCAAGGTACTTGATCATCAAATTCATGTGAGTTCGACCTTAGGTCATGGTTCGATATTCTCGATTTCCGTGCCAATAGGCAAAACGATAAGTCAAATAAGCAGTAAGCCTTTACCGACATTATTGCAGCCTTTAGCGGGAATTAAAGTCTTATGTATCGACAATGAAGAGGCGATTCTCGCGGGGCTAGAGTCGTTATTAAGCCGTTGGCAATGTGAAGTTATTTGTGCCAAAGATCTTGCCGATGCACGGATTAAATTAGGCCTTAAAGGCGTTGCTCCAGACATCATGTTAGCTGATTATCACTTAGATGATGACCAAAATGGTATTGATGCGATGAATGGCATCCGCAGCCGATATGGTGAGCATTTACCCGGGATCTTGATTACCGCTAATACCAACAAAGATTTGGTTGATGATGTCGAAAGACGCGGTTATCACTATATGGCGAAAATGGTTAAACCAGCCGCATTGCGGGCGTTAATTTCTAGTCTAGTTAAAAAGTAA
- the acs gene encoding acetate--CoA ligase translates to MSSQSLYKVPSDIANNALVNNDQYKKMYQESIVNPEGFWREHGKRIDWIKPYTKIKKTSFDDHNLSINWFYDGTLNASANCLDRHLEEYGDKLAIIWEGDDANEQRKLTYAELHNEVCKFANALRSQGVNKGDIVTIYMPMVPEAAVAMLACARIGAVHSVVFGGFSPDSIAARVIDGKSKVLITADEGVRAGRKIPLKRSVDEAISNPDVTCVEKVIVFKRTGGDVDWVEGRDVWWHSLMEVASEYCIPAEMNAEDPLFLLYTSGSTGNPKGVLHTTGGYMVYASMTHEYVFDYKADEVYWCTADVGWITGHSYMVYGPFANAATVLIHEGVPNHPTPARLGEMIDRHNVNILYTAPTLIRALMAEGKEPFNSYKGDSLRIMGSVGEPINPEAWRWYHEVVGHANCPIVDTWWQTETGGILISPLPGATDTKPGSATRPFFGVQPALVDNMGDLVEGTGEGNLVILDSWPGQMRTVFGDHDRFALTYFKTFRGMYFTGDGARRDEDGYYWITGRVDDVINVSGHRLGTAEVESALVSHELVAEAAVVGYPHDIKGQGIYAYVTLTRGVEPTEELRQELRQWVRKEIGALATPDLIQWASGLPKTRSGKIMRRFLRKIAANEVTNLGDSSTLADPAVIDTLIEYRLNKTE, encoded by the coding sequence ATGAGCTCGCAGTCTCTTTACAAAGTTCCTAGCGACATAGCGAACAACGCACTGGTTAATAACGATCAATATAAGAAAATGTACCAGGAGTCCATTGTTAATCCAGAAGGTTTCTGGAGAGAGCACGGCAAACGCATTGATTGGATTAAACCTTATACTAAAATCAAGAAAACGTCATTTGATGATCATAACCTATCCATAAATTGGTTTTATGACGGTACGCTCAATGCCTCTGCCAATTGTTTAGATCGTCACCTCGAAGAATACGGCGATAAGCTGGCCATTATTTGGGAGGGCGATGACGCCAACGAACAGCGCAAATTGACTTATGCAGAACTGCATAACGAAGTCTGTAAGTTTGCTAACGCGCTGCGCAGCCAAGGGGTAAATAAAGGCGATATCGTCACTATCTACATGCCTATGGTGCCTGAAGCTGCAGTTGCCATGCTGGCTTGCGCGCGCATTGGTGCAGTTCATTCAGTGGTATTTGGCGGCTTTTCACCAGACTCGATTGCAGCAAGGGTGATTGACGGTAAATCAAAAGTCTTGATTACCGCTGACGAAGGTGTTCGTGCTGGTCGTAAAATCCCTTTAAAACGCAGTGTTGATGAAGCGATATCAAATCCTGATGTAACTTGCGTCGAGAAGGTCATTGTATTTAAGCGAACTGGTGGTGACGTAGATTGGGTTGAAGGCCGAGATGTTTGGTGGCATTCACTCATGGAAGTCGCTTCAGAGTATTGCATACCAGCTGAAATGAATGCCGAAGACCCGCTGTTTTTGCTTTATACCTCTGGCTCTACTGGTAATCCTAAAGGTGTGCTGCATACCACTGGCGGTTATATGGTGTATGCCTCAATGACACATGAATACGTGTTTGACTATAAAGCTGACGAAGTATATTGGTGTACCGCTGATGTGGGTTGGATTACCGGCCATTCTTATATGGTATATGGTCCTTTTGCTAATGCCGCCACGGTATTAATTCATGAGGGCGTACCTAATCATCCTACACCTGCTCGATTAGGTGAAATGATCGACCGCCATAACGTCAATATTCTTTATACCGCGCCAACCTTAATTCGGGCATTAATGGCTGAAGGTAAAGAACCGTTTAACAGTTACAAAGGTGACTCATTGCGGATTATGGGCTCTGTTGGTGAACCAATAAACCCAGAAGCATGGCGTTGGTACCATGAAGTGGTTGGCCATGCAAACTGCCCAATCGTCGATACTTGGTGGCAAACTGAAACGGGTGGCATTTTAATCAGTCCACTACCAGGTGCAACAGATACAAAACCTGGCTCCGCAACGCGACCCTTTTTTGGTGTACAACCGGCACTGGTTGATAACATGGGTGATCTTGTAGAAGGGACGGGTGAAGGTAACTTAGTTATCCTAGATTCGTGGCCAGGACAAATGCGCACCGTTTTTGGTGATCACGACAGATTCGCCCTCACCTACTTCAAAACCTTTCGTGGTATGTATTTTACCGGTGATGGTGCTCGTCGTGATGAAGATGGCTACTATTGGATCACGGGCCGTGTAGATGATGTGATTAACGTTTCAGGACATCGCTTAGGCACCGCAGAAGTTGAAAGTGCGTTAGTGTCCCATGAACTCGTTGCTGAGGCTGCCGTGGTAGGTTATCCCCATGACATCAAAGGCCAAGGTATTTATGCTTATGTCACTTTGACTCGTGGTGTTGAACCGACTGAAGAATTACGTCAAGAGTTACGCCAATGGGTACGTAAAGAAATTGGTGCCCTTGCCACACCGGATCTTATCCAATGGGCCAGTGGTTTACCTAAAACGCGTTCGGGCAAAATTATGCGTCGATTCTTACGTAAAATTGCGGCTAACGAAGTAACCAACTTAGGTGATTCTTCAACATTGGCAGATCCAGCAGTCATAGATACGCTAATTGAATATCGTTTGAACAAAACGGAGTAA
- a CDS encoding methyltransferase domain-containing protein yields the protein MTLDNPVAKKFSIAASHYKQHDVLQRMSAQQLLQQAHLFGTLLDVGAGPGTCFKAFNEVKQVVAVDIAHGMLAQLVQQHPDYLPLCSDAQALGLQSGSIDSIYSNLALQWCQTLPNAFSEFHRVLRPGGECHLSVVVDGSLAELKHLGFRVNQFDSISVLKAAFISSQTTTNDWYSVNIHVNSISIYFDDLRSLLYSIKGVGASFDQQSTGKERLALTKQQWQQRVALAETLRTNKGLPLTYQIAYIHAKRG from the coding sequence ATGACGTTAGATAATCCGGTTGCAAAAAAGTTTTCAATAGCCGCATCTCATTACAAGCAACATGATGTGTTGCAGCGCATGAGTGCTCAGCAATTGTTACAACAAGCGCATTTATTTGGCACCTTGCTTGATGTTGGAGCCGGCCCTGGTACATGTTTTAAAGCTTTTAATGAGGTAAAACAGGTTGTCGCCGTTGATATTGCTCATGGCATGCTTGCTCAACTTGTGCAACAACACCCCGATTATTTACCCCTTTGCAGTGACGCACAAGCATTGGGTTTACAAAGCGGATCCATTGACAGCATCTATTCCAATTTAGCCTTGCAGTGGTGCCAAACATTACCCAATGCGTTTTCTGAGTTTCATCGAGTATTACGACCCGGCGGCGAATGTCATCTTAGTGTGGTTGTTGATGGCAGCTTGGCTGAGCTAAAGCACTTAGGTTTTAGAGTAAACCAATTTGATTCCATATCAGTGCTTAAGGCGGCATTTATCTCATCTCAAACCACCACGAATGACTGGTATAGCGTTAATATTCACGTTAATAGTATCAGCATTTATTTTGATGATTTACGCAGCTTACTATATTCAATAAAAGGTGTTGGGGCGTCATTTGACCAACAAAGTACTGGCAAAGAACGTCTCGCACTCACCAAGCAACAATGGCAGCAACGGGTGGCGTTAGCAGAAACCCTACGCACCAATAAAGGGTTACCATTAACTTATCAAATTGCGTATATTCACGCGAAACGAGGCTGA
- the bioD gene encoding dethiobiotin synthase encodes MYFVTGTDTDSGKTLISAALLSKAQGNKCGFKPIASGCEHTENGLRNPDAMMLIAQSNMDFSYQVVNPICFEPAIAPHIAAKQAKQTLSAQSVLETMYHPAMQSADFVLIEGAGGWRLPLGNGEYLSDTITLLQAKLLQARLTPNSEATSAVEIILVVGMKLGCLNHALLTQEAVLADGLTIAGWVANQIDADMAFIDDNLDSLQQMMRGPFLGYVPYLTDPTAENAAHYLKLPQ; translated from the coding sequence CTGTATTTTGTGACAGGCACCGACACCGACAGTGGTAAAACGCTAATTTCAGCGGCATTGTTATCTAAAGCCCAAGGCAATAAATGTGGTTTTAAACCTATAGCATCAGGATGTGAACACACTGAAAATGGCTTGCGTAACCCAGATGCGATGATGTTAATTGCACAATCGAATATGGATTTTTCCTATCAAGTGGTTAATCCTATTTGCTTTGAACCGGCTATTGCACCGCACATTGCTGCCAAGCAAGCTAAACAAACATTAAGTGCACAAAGTGTGCTAGAGACTATGTATCACCCAGCGATGCAAAGCGCTGATTTTGTATTAATTGAAGGTGCTGGTGGCTGGCGTTTACCCTTGGGCAATGGCGAGTATTTGTCTGACACGATCACGTTACTGCAAGCCAAGCTGCTACAAGCGAGATTGACTCCAAATTCAGAGGCCACATCAGCCGTCGAAATTATTTTAGTCGTAGGGATGAAACTAGGTTGTTTAAACCATGCGTTATTAACTCAAGAAGCTGTGCTAGCAGATGGGTTAACGATAGCAGGATGGGTGGCGAATCAAATCGATGCTGATATGGCTTTTATTGACGACAATCTCGACAGCTTACAACAAATGATGCGCGGTCCATTTTTGGGCTATGTGCCTTACTTAACCGATCCCACAGCCGAAAATGCGGCGCATTATCTTAAATTACCACAGTAA